A genomic window from Lactobacillus sp. ESL0677 includes:
- the rpe gene encoding ribulose-phosphate 3-epimerase yields the protein MLIAPSILNANNLNLKSDIAAAVVAGISRVHIDIMDGHFVPNLSFGPQLVSDFKQAFPDITAEIHLMSDKPDIFVPAFVSAGADLIELHYEAMSAAELDKWLTYLNQHHVKAGLVLSPDTPVTVLPKFAAKLDQVLLMTVYPGFGGQKFIPKMIDKINRAKELLQGKLPIEVDGGIDAETAQIAKSAGASIFVAGSYLFGNGRIAEQIAELTEILR from the coding sequence ATGTTAATTGCACCTTCGATTTTAAATGCGAATAATTTAAACCTCAAAAGTGACATTGCAGCAGCCGTTGTAGCTGGAATTAGTCGAGTTCATATTGATATTATGGATGGTCACTTTGTACCTAATTTATCTTTTGGCCCACAATTAGTTAGTGATTTTAAGCAGGCATTTCCTGACATTACGGCAGAAATCCATCTAATGAGTGACAAGCCAGATATTTTTGTACCAGCATTTGTTAGTGCTGGTGCTGATTTAATTGAACTGCATTATGAGGCAATGTCTGCAGCAGAATTAGATAAGTGGCTAACTTATTTAAATCAGCATCATGTCAAAGCTGGTCTAGTACTTAGCCCTGATACGCCAGTAACGGTCTTGCCTAAATTTGCAGCTAAGCTTGATCAAGTCTTATTAATGACTGTTTATCCAGGCTTTGGTGGGCAAAAATTTATTCCCAAAATGATTGATAAAATTAATCGGGCTAAAGAATTGTTGCAAGGCAAGTTGCCGATTGAGGTTGATGGCGGCATTGATGCCGAAACGGCCCAGATTGCTAAATCAGCTGGAGCAAGTATTTTTGTTGCTGGTTCATACTTGTTTGGTAATGGGCGAATAGCTGAACAAATAGCAGAACTAACGGAGATA
- the pknB gene encoding Stk1 family PASTA domain-containing Ser/Thr kinase, producing MIDKGYLLGDRYRIIDTLGEGGMANVYLAEDIILQRKVAVKILRMDLQREPQTLARFQREALATSELSHPNIVMVLDVGTDYGLPYMVMEYVSGPDLKEYIRQNSPLDLRDVIRIMDQILSAMALAHKHNVIHRDLKPQNILMDKRGNIKIADFGIAVALNQNSVTQTNSAIGSVHYMSPEQTRGGLVTKQSDLYSLGIILYELITGTVPFNGDTAVAIALKHAQEPIPSIKLKDPKVPQALENVVLKATAKDPRDRYSTAQEMKADLDTSLDGSRADEPVFIPNHGLNNDETIVLPNFKLSRKTEVTQEKDQAKEVEQQPVKKSGLLASLRQNKWWWLFIAIAAAAIVGLMFLVLSSHADVRIPDVTNLTEKSARAQLEKVGLKVGHIKHKSSDSIDQGRVIETLPPAGSQSKKGRPIDLYISDGAGMVRVPDVTGEDYDAAVAKLQKLGFDVIKDTQYSPNVPPDHVISQSIAADVEVKPNQTTVTLVVSKGRDDGLQRNAIKLANLKNYTLKEAQEYAHQRGLTLQVTSTYSDKVKKGKIISMSPAAGTQVPRSSTLTVSLSEGPKEKEDSSAIKTFTVNYDSENTSGGHGNHVQIYVSDDNHSLSNIYRDLYIKRDTNFSIPFSLKNGAGSLRVVRDGQTILNEKVK from the coding sequence GTGATTGATAAAGGGTATTTATTAGGTGATCGCTATCGGATCATTGACACGCTGGGTGAAGGCGGGATGGCTAACGTTTATTTAGCCGAAGACATCATTTTGCAGCGAAAAGTTGCCGTTAAAATTTTGCGAATGGACTTGCAGCGTGAACCGCAGACTTTGGCCCGATTTCAACGTGAGGCGTTAGCTACTAGTGAATTAAGCCATCCCAACATTGTCATGGTGCTGGATGTTGGAACAGATTACGGCCTGCCTTACATGGTGATGGAGTACGTTTCGGGACCGGATTTAAAAGAGTATATCCGGCAGAATTCGCCACTAGACTTGCGCGATGTGATTCGGATTATGGACCAAATATTGAGTGCCATGGCGTTGGCACACAAGCATAATGTGATTCACCGGGATTTAAAGCCGCAAAATATTCTGATGGATAAACGCGGCAATATTAAGATTGCCGACTTTGGCATCGCGGTGGCTTTGAACCAAAATTCCGTGACTCAGACTAATTCTGCAATTGGTTCAGTTCATTACATGTCTCCAGAACAAACACGCGGCGGACTGGTTACCAAGCAATCTGATTTGTATTCGCTGGGAATTATTCTTTATGAATTAATTACTGGCACGGTGCCGTTTAATGGTGACACCGCTGTTGCCATCGCCTTGAAGCATGCTCAAGAGCCGATTCCGTCAATTAAATTAAAAGACCCAAAAGTCCCCCAGGCATTAGAAAATGTGGTCTTAAAGGCCACTGCTAAGGACCCACGAGATCGCTATAGCACTGCTCAAGAAATGAAGGCTGACTTAGACACAAGTCTTGACGGTAGCCGTGCCGATGAGCCGGTTTTTATTCCCAATCATGGTCTGAATAATGATGAGACAATTGTGCTGCCTAACTTTAAGCTCAGTCGTAAGACCGAGGTAACCCAAGAAAAAGATCAGGCCAAAGAAGTAGAGCAGCAGCCAGTTAAAAAGAGTGGTTTGTTAGCTAGTCTACGGCAAAATAAATGGTGGTGGTTATTTATTGCCATTGCTGCGGCTGCAATAGTCGGATTAATGTTTTTGGTTCTCAGCAGTCATGCAGATGTTCGGATTCCCGACGTCACTAATTTAACCGAAAAAAGTGCCCGAGCCCAGCTAGAAAAAGTTGGCTTGAAAGTCGGTCATATTAAGCATAAGAGTTCAGATAGTATTGACCAGGGTCGCGTAATTGAAACTTTGCCTCCCGCTGGCTCGCAAAGTAAAAAGGGTCGGCCAATTGATCTCTATATTTCAGATGGTGCTGGGATGGTGCGTGTGCCCGACGTAACTGGTGAAGACTATGATGCGGCTGTGGCAAAATTGCAAAAATTGGGTTTTGATGTTATTAAAGATACCCAATATTCGCCTAATGTGCCACCTGATCACGTTATTAGCCAGAGCATTGCTGCCGATGTTGAGGTTAAGCCTAACCAGACAACGGTTACTTTAGTTGTATCTAAGGGCCGCGATGATGGCCTTCAACGTAATGCGATTAAGCTGGCAAACTTAAAGAATTATACGTTAAAAGAGGCACAAGAATATGCTCATCAGCGTGGCTTGACCTTGCAAGTGACCTCAACGTATTCTGATAAAGTTAAAAAAGGTAAGATTATTTCGATGAGTCCAGCAGCTGGTACGCAGGTGCCGCGCAGTAGCACGTTGACTGTGAGTTTATCAGAGGGGCCGAAAGAAAAAGAGGATTCATCTGCGATTAAAACCTTTACTGTTAACTATGATTCCGAAAATACTTCGGGTGGTCATGGTAACCACGTGCAAATCTATGTTTCCGATGATAATCATTCTCTTAGCAATATTTACCGCGACTTATACATTAAACGAGATACCAATTTTTCAATTCCATTTTCACTGAAAAACGGTGCCGGTAGTTTGCGAGTTGTGCGCGATGGTCAAACCATATTAAATGAAAAGGTGAAATAA
- the rsgA gene encoding ribosome small subunit-dependent GTPase A — translation MTKQVEGIVIGLIAGFYDVRTQFGVVRTRARGVFRKNKEKPTVGDHVQIQIDEQGTSYLVAIMPRKNLIGRPALANVSHVLLVMSAVEPDFSLQLLDRFLTFFAWQKVAVSIYLSKSDIVDAGKLQKIKRELDYYAAVGYPIYDDWTELAAKLPKAIMQDQIWTLAGQSGAGKSTLINHLKKDLQQETAAISTSLNRGKHTTRTVQLFSLGEGFLADTPGFSAIDFTPIKLNELCNYFVEFKKASVNCKFRGCQHLKEPGCAVKKLVDEGKIRQSRYDDYLLMRNEIANGRIPEYLK, via the coding sequence ATGACTAAGCAAGTCGAAGGAATTGTTATTGGCCTGATTGCCGGTTTTTATGATGTGCGAACGCAATTTGGGGTTGTGCGCACAAGAGCACGCGGAGTTTTCCGTAAAAACAAGGAAAAGCCAACAGTTGGCGACCATGTGCAAATTCAAATTGATGAACAAGGAACCAGTTATTTGGTTGCGATTATGCCGCGCAAGAACCTGATTGGGCGGCCAGCTTTAGCCAATGTAAGTCATGTCTTGCTGGTGATGTCGGCGGTTGAGCCGGACTTTTCGTTGCAGCTGCTTGACCGGTTCTTAACTTTTTTTGCATGGCAAAAAGTTGCGGTTAGTATTTATTTATCTAAAAGTGACATTGTTGATGCTGGTAAGCTGCAGAAAATTAAGCGGGAACTTGATTATTATGCTGCAGTTGGTTATCCGATTTATGATGATTGGACCGAGCTAGCTGCCAAGTTGCCTAAGGCAATTATGCAGGACCAAATTTGGACACTAGCAGGGCAGTCTGGTGCTGGCAAGTCGACTTTGATTAATCACCTAAAAAAGGATCTGCAACAAGAAACAGCCGCAATTTCAACAAGTTTAAACCGCGGTAAGCACACAACTAGAACGGTTCAGCTATTTAGCTTAGGTGAAGGCTTTTTAGCAGATACACCGGGATTTTCTGCGATTGACTTTACGCCAATCAAATTAAATGAGCTTTGCAATTACTTTGTCGAGTTTAAAAAGGCGAGCGTTAATTGCAAGTTTCGAGGCTGCCAGCACCTTAAAGAACCAGGTTGTGCAGTTAAGAAGCTTGTGGACGAGGGCAAAATTCGTCAGAGTCGCTACGATGATTATTTATTGATGCGCAATGAAATTGCCAATGGCCGGATACCCGAATATTTGAAATAA